One Alnus glutinosa chromosome 13, dhAlnGlut1.1, whole genome shotgun sequence genomic window, TTTGTGCCTATATCTGGGTCCATTGGTTGGTGGGCCAGGAATTTGAGCTGTTAGGCCTAATAGGGCTGTCGGGCCTAACAGTTATCTCCCAAAACCCTTGTACGTGGGCATTGTTTCTAGACCTTTTGGtgcaactattttttttttttttttaataagtaagaatttattgaaaactcaacaaaaaatacaaaaatgatcCGCAAGcaacccttaaaaaaataagacgGCTTAAAATTCATAGGAGATTTACACAAGCAAGTTCCTACAAGGAGGCAAACATGGGCAACTGTACTTAAAAGATTAGGTCATAAAAATTTCAAGACCCAACTATAATTGATTAACAGGAGAATTCCAAATAATCGTAAAGGATTTACCTTTGAATTTAACGAAACGGTGCATATGAAATGCATGTTTCTCGCATTATAGGACATAAACGTTAGCATCCATCGTAGTTCTAAACaaacttatcttttttttttttttttttcaaactaccaaaataagCCAGTCAAATTGTTATCAAAGAGTAATGCTTACTCTTTACACCCATTTGAAACACTTATTTCATATCGGACGTGtttgaaaagttttttattttatttttttaaagggctAACAAAATGCAAATACAATGCTATGTTCTTGGGCCTAGCCTTCAAGTTTAGAATCCCAGGTTGGCCCAATAAAACCTGGTCGGCCTTTTATCTCAACCAATCATTCACAGACACGTACTGTCCCGCTAATAATATCACCGTATTGCTTGGATGTGCTAGAGACTTCCAttgattctctctctcagtcGGTGATTTTTCACGCTTTGATCATATCCTGAGTCGGTCTGGGTTTTCGATTTCTTTCATTCTTCTCCATATTCGTGTCCATTGTCCTTCGAaggttctctctttctctccctgtgatgcacttagggttatattctattgaaaaatttacTCATTTTATgcatgttttgatttttttttttttttttttttttttgtttcgtgGCTAGATagatgttaattaaataaatctgtGTTTTTTGCTGTGAAATGGGTGAAAATTAGGGGATCGGACGGTGTCGTGTTGCAAATTCTGGCTCTTTTTGTTGGATTATGTTACGGATTTCGGTTTTGATGATATTTGTGTCGAGAATTTCTTGTTTTCAAAGAGTTTGGGTTTGTGTTTATGGTTTTGTTTATGATTTCCCTAGTAAACCAGCTAGGGCTTCTGTTTTCTGTTCGTGTTAATTTTGTGGTAGAGATTGTAAGGTGGGCATGTCTTGTTTGGTAATCTCTGTTGTACTTCGTTTGATGTTCTTTATGGTTGGCGAGAAAATTTGAAAGGGTATAATCATACGTTGCTAGTGAAAATCAGAGTCATTTTATAGGAGCGAGATTTCTATGCGCATAACATGTTATTTTGCAATTCCATGATTTCCATGTATTTTTTAGTTATCTGGTGGACATAACTTGTATTTCTATGATTATGGATATGTAGATATATTGTCTTCTACCCATTTAGCGTAGATTCTATGcgctttgtttgatttgttgcTGAATAGGGTGATTCATGGATGGTAACACTGATCATCATGGTGTTAGGTTCCTTTTCTTGAGACGTTGATTGAGCGGAACTTAATGTAGAAACTTTTGAATCTTTGATGGTTGAGAATGTTTAGTGTAGATCATGCCTGCTatagttccaatttttttgtctttctcaTTAGTTATAGTGAAACTAGTTCATGGAGAAGTTGTTAGGACCACCAGGAGGCAACCGGGGTggatttttggaatttttagcggatttctaaatattatttagtaggaTGGTTGCAAATTTATTTAGAATATGCTGTTTGATTCTTTAGTTGTTGGTAAAATATCCTCGTAGATGGTAATTTTGCTAAGAAGTTAGCAAACAGAATTTCTACcatgtttttttgttgttattgcTTCATATAATTGTCGTTTAATTGGTTCTAATGCTGAATGTCATGGTTGCAGCATATATTTTGCTTTGCATACCAAGGCTCAAGTTTTGGGGGGGTTCATAGCACTTAGAAAATGCAGGGAGGCAGAGGTGGCAGGGATCCTTTCTTTGATTTTGGTGATCCTTTTGCTAGTTTCGGGGGCTTTGGGGGTAACAGAagtttaatgccaagctttttTGGAGGGAGGAATCCATTTGATGACCCTTTCTTCACACGCCCATTTGGAGGCATGTTTGAGTCGAGCCTCTTCGGTTCAAGTGGAAGTCCTTTTATGAATATGCATCCGACTGGAATTCTTGAGCATCAAGCTCCACAGCCAGAAAGACCAAGGGGCCCAATTATCGAGGAGTTAATTTCTGACGACGAAAAAGAAGATACagataaagaaaagaatgaaaaccCTAGGAAGCATGGTAGGTCAAGCAGTAAAGCTTTTGTTGAGGATCCGGAAGATGAAGTTGAAGGTAAAGTGCATCTTTTAACTGGttgtaatgctatttttttttcctctcttttaaACAGTATATAGGAAAAGGGAAAGACCCTTGAAGTGCCAACTTTAGAGCACATCATATTGCTAAGTGGGCCTCTGTGTTGGATGCATTCCTCTCTCATCCATCCGGATCAAGAGTGGGAAAGACCCCGTTTTAATTCTATGTTTTGATTGTTATTGTTGGAGTCCAACCTCAAAAACTCtcctttttctcctctcttccttaATTGCAGAGAAAAAGAGCAAGCATGTGCAGTACAGAAATGACTACAGCAGGTCGAATGGGACACAGTTGCAACCACAAGCTCGTAGTTTCGCTTTTCATAGCTCCACTGTCACTTATGGCGGTGCCAATGGAGCATATTATACTTCATCCACAACTAGAAGGACAGGGAGTGATGGAGTAAGTGATCTTTAAGGTTGGTGACATGTTTGATTTGTAGGTTGGTTCTGTTTCTTAATTAGACTTTATTGTGGAGCAGCTGACCTtggaagaaagcaaagaagctGATACTGCTACAAGGCAAGCAAAACACAGGATATCTAGGGGACTTCATAATAAGGTATTTATTACTTGACTTTTTAGTCTGTGCTTTTTGTGTACTTCCTAGTGTATACCACTCGTGTTCTTGGTGTTTATCGTTGGGATGTTGATATTGTACTAAAGATATGTAAGAAATCAAAAATTGATATTGTACTTATGTTGAGGACATAATTTGTAGGGCCATTCCATGACAAGGAAGCTTAATCCTGATGGTAAAGTGGACACAATGCAGACCTTACACAATCTGAATGAAGGTATGTTGACATAGTATATTTTGGGGTGTGTGAGTATACCGAGATGCACTTAATATGTGTTAGCACATAAAGGAGAAATAACCAAAAGCTCTGGATTGGAAAATTTTCAGATGAGCTTGCCGGATTTGAACAATCTTGGAAGGGAAGTGCTCAAAAACATATGCCTGGCTGGTCTGAGAATTGTATTGGTTATGATAATATTGGTAGGTGTCTCTTTTGCTAAATAGGAATGTGATACTTCATTGACTttggaacaaaaataaaatattcccATAATATTTTGCATCCTGATCTGTGCCTAGAAGGTTGGAATGCTGCATGTTGTAACTCTAATTATCTGTCTTTTAATTGGTCCAAGGAGTGGTTTTCAGTTGTTTAATTCATCTGTAACTACATTACGGGTTGCTGTAACTATATATGAGGATGGCAACTAGGCTTGTTAGGTCTTGTAGGAACAGAGCACCGCTATTCTGTCATTAGTTCAATGAAGAGATTAGCACTGTAATGTTGTAGCATGTTAGCGTGTACATTTACTCGGCAGTGCATATTCGTAGGTACATCAAATATCATTTGGATTGGTAAGAATAGACTTGCATTTCCTTTGTCGTACAAATGGCTTTATGAATTACTTCTGATTTTGCTGTAGTATTTCATTGGGAGTTTGAACCAAGCTGAATAGAATTCAGTTTAGCTATGTACATATTTCAATAGTTATGCTGTTATTGCTGCTTAACATTCTAGCTGTgattttctattaattaaatctaattttacttataaaaaaaaaaaaaaaaacattctagCTATGATTTGTGGAACAAGTGAcatctcctctcctctcctctcgaTAAAGGTGGATCATGGGTTCAATCATGTATGGATGTGAATTGTGTTTATCAATTGTTTGCAAACATGCTTTTGCATATATTGTCTTGTTTTCTAGCGGTGTGTGGATTGCTCAATTGTGTTTTTGGGTGAAATTTTGTGTTGTAGGAGCTGGTGGCAGTGGACGAAATGGGCATGCCAGTAGGGGCGGTTGGGCGCTTCCTTCAACGGAGCATGCCCAGCACTCAGGAAGGGTGATACCAGATGCTAGGGGCGGGGCAGGATCTTCTGGCTCAGAGCTCCCTGGGAGGATGACATCTGATGTTAGAGACAGAAATAGTTATTCTAGGGGGAAAGGGAGAAATTGAGTCAGACACGAACAAGCTCATCTTGTTGGAACCCTTCCACCCGCTTTCCCAAATTCCGTGTGGTAGTATTTGGTAGTAGGTTCTATTGAAGTTGTTGGATAGTTAATGCAAGTGATCTTTCGCCGAGTTTAATATACTTGATGTATTGGTTTCACAAGTGGGGTCTGAGATGATGGCTGGATACTTTTGTTGGCTTTCCAAGGCCTCTTATATTGAATGCTAATATATGCGTTGATGACTGAATCTGTGTAGTGATGTTCTACAACCTTGGAATGGTGATATATCTTGAATAAAACTTTCAGTTAATTATATCGAGAACGCTTGGGGTGTTATAACTTTTATAATACACTCTTTATAAATTCATACGGTAGTGATATAAGTGTTACATGATGGTCACATTTTAGTAGCCAAGTGTAATGTGAATTGCTACTTTAATTTGTAAATGCAGTAAGCGTTATATAAGTAAACTTAATATTTTAGTGATTGACATTATAAGTGTTATGTGATTAATTAAGTCAATATGTAAATAACTTgtaggaaaatatatattattttcctaACATCACTCTAATTATATTATGTGCAAATGAGGAATAGTTAAGATGAAACCTTGGATAATTTGACCCTCACTTTAGGCCAATTGGCAATCTATGAGATTGTAGATGAGGCTAAAacgttaagagaaaaactacatgCATTTTTAAGCGTATAGAAAATATATCagattcaaaatttaatggCGATTCATCCAAAATTTAATGGCGAttcatataaaattaaattattttactaattGTTTGACCATGTTATAAGGACACTAGTTAGCTTGACTAAAATCATCAAATTTATATTTCAATCCATGCTTCTTTCAAATAAGAGAAGCTCTTATTCCTTGTGAGAAAAGCCTCTCCTTGCGAGACCCTTCATCGCCTCCTTCCTCCTCCCTACCCCCTCACTCCTCACCTTCCCTCATTTCTcgctcttcattttcttttcctactATCATATATCTTTTGTTGGTTTGAAAGCTAGATCTATAGTTTCACCTTCTCAGCCACCACCTGCTCGGCCTTTCTCCTCCCTCATCGACCTTCTCTTTGTTCCACGATTAGTGAGACCCACGTGCCTTCCGTAGACAACAAATCTCGATTTCTCAAACCTAGATCTACTATCCACCCTCAACCTCCACCTTTAACATGCTTTCCTTTCGCTATCCCAACCTCTCCTTAACCCTTCATTCATCTTCCCCTGTGCGTAGGGCTCACATGTCTTTCTACTGTTATCCTAAATTATTGGAGGCCAAATGATCAATGTCCTTTGAGCTTCATCTGTCAAGCGCTCATTTTGTGGAACATTGGTAAGAAGCTCATTGTCAACaactttaaatttgtattttaccGTGCTTCCTCTCCTTTCGTGGCCTCCAAGTCCTCTTGTTGCtaatagagtttttttttttataataataagatTATTGTAGAAGTTATCTCAAACAGACTCTCTCATGGTCTACACAAGAAAACGTCTGTGCGGGCGACCACTTTCTTGTTAGTCCAAGAAACATTGGCTTTGTTTGGTAACCTCTTCCCCTATTTccaattttctcttaaaaaagtcaatcttaattttttatttttttacttttccttacaaaaaaattcattaacttCTTcctattttatattacatcaatcaatttttactaagatgttttttttaaaaaaaaaaaaaaatcacctaaaaAATCATTACCAAATACACCCATTATAGACTAGACTATTTTATGGCtcattttcaattatttgtttgtaCCAGTCATCCAGATTGCTTAACCAGCTTTAAAAAATTGCCACGTGTGAGGTCGCACAGAACACAGAAGTCACTCAAATCAGACCAACGGATCCTTGATTATATATACCCAGTGTTTAAATATTCTAATAAATCGACGATAATTCACAGCCACATTATGGTCGTAAGTAATTTGAAATCTTCAACAAACGCTCACAAATTAGGGTTGCACTGAGGGGGCCAAATGGCGGTTCTCAGAACGTCAACAAGCGTGATTCTCAGGGGAATCTTTCATCGTCCTCTGATTTCCATATCACGATTCAGTGGGACCCTCGGAAACACGCGGCGTGGAGTCAGCTTGGGCCGTATCCGATGTGCCGCGTCGGAGTCCGGTGACGGAAGGAAGGTGTCGTCTCGGCTCTCGCAGGTTCAGCAGCTCTTGCAAGAAGCCGAGGAGCGCGCTCTCTCTGCTGACAACCAGCCCGCCCCTAAAATCACGCTCGGTACGTGGAGAAACTGTGTATTGTCCACactctctgtttggttgctaagaaaaaaaaatgtgggaaAATGAATGAATACAATGAAGAAAAAGGAGGGGTTTTGATTTGTATGTGGATCTTACTGTAACCCATTAGCTGAAGCTTTTGGGGTTGAGTAAAAGACTCTGAAAGAGTAATCTCCCAACACCAAGTATTTGGATGTTAGTCTCGCGGTTTCGTGAAGATGTTTGATTCTGGGAAAAGAggagtaaaagaaaaatagaggaaTTATCGGGTTTCTTAGTTTTTGTTTACAATAGATTAATAGTTCTACTGGAGTTTGCATATGGTTGGTTGATGCTTTTTCTGACTGGTGAAGATTGATTGATTGGTTTGAGTTGAATGGTTATAATGTGTGCCAATGTGACGACCAAAGACTCTGGTGACCTTATTAAACCATGCTCTGGTTGTTTTCTAGTTCTTGTGTTTTCAAACTCCCTATTATCTCAAAGATTTCTCGTGGAGTGTAtattgtatgtatataaattattgacttttgcACTGAAGTAGAATCCTTTTGCTACTGTCCTTTCCACAAAGGTtgatatctttattttattatggtaGAGGCGCAGAGCATTTTGTTTCCAATATTAAAAGTTTAGTTTAATGCGAAAGGTGACTATATAGGACTAAATTGATTTATTTGGAGATATTGTTGGTGGGCATGTGCAGTAGATAGGTTCTTATTGATTTGTCTTACATAGAAACCGTAATTGGCTGGCTATTTTTTCAGCCAAAATTTAGTCAAATACAGACGAACATGAAGCCCAGGTGACTCTCCTATCTTCTTAGCTATTATATTGACTTGATGATGGTTGTAGGATTGTCTTTCTTCTTATATGACTTTGTGCTCTACttcgaaagaagaaaaatgaaaagaacagggtttgttttttttttttttcttttgaaattctaAACTGTAGGAAGCCATATGATTGTATCCATTTATTAGTTCTGGAATTGTTTGTAACTATTCCTGAAAGTTAGATACTGTCAGCATGGCAGTGAACATCGTATTATGTTTCTTTTGGTGACCTTATAATTTGGAACTGAATGACAATAATATgtcctcatatatatattctttctttgCATCAAATATCTTATAACTGTCATCAAATTTTTCATTCAGACCATGTAATTGTCAATTTTGCAAGAAGCGGTGGACCTGGAGGTCAAAATGTCAACAAAGGTTAATTCACTTCTACATATGCTCTAGATCAGCATTTAGTTCCTATTTTATTATATCATCATTATTCTTTTGACTAGGGCTGTAAGCGAGTAGAGCTACTCGAGATTGGTTTGTTTATTAAACGAACAaagcttgaacaaaaaattcaggCTCAGCTTGTATAGGCTCGTATAAGCtcatataacttcatttttattatttttaactttgtaatgagaacatgttaagtactttaaaaaaagaaaaaagaaaaaagaaataaataaatgttcttcgtaatgtaatagatataagttgaattattgtaacACTGAGTCTGGATATAGATATAAGTCCTTTGTGTGTATATGAGTGAgcttgtgtatgtatatatgtatgtgtgtatatgaatgtatatatatactacaagataaacatataaaattgagattagattatttaagatttgagttaatttctctaattactcagataataaatcttaaccataattaaataactgatgattagtataattttttttaaaaaaattaaacaatcacgacatttactttatatatggaatgactaaattaattgagTAGCTTGTGAACAAGCTCAAATttgttcgaaaaataaatgaacagagCTTGAACAGATTATCTAGTTCGGTGGATAAGCTTGAGCTCATCTCGTGttcgaaaaaaattaaacgaaccgagtttgaacattcaatactcggcTTGGCTTGATTATAGTTCTACTTgtgattcttttcattttatatcaTCCAGTGGAGGGGGCTACATTTTATTGTTACTGATGGTTGTACAGTGAACACCAAGGTGGACATGCGCTTCAATGTTAAAGATGCATATTGGCTAAGTGACAGAATAAGGGAGAAGATTATACAGATGGTGTGTTGCTGTTGTTTCTTGTCatgcactttttatttttctaattattttttagtatagATAATAAGATTTtcattgaaaaatgaaagaaataatacAAGATGATTGTGATACATCATCTCAAGAATACGTACTTATTATGTgtttgttttataatagtattaattatagatgGGAAGGGGGCACCTTCCTGGAATAGGATTTTCTTCATTCACTTGAAATGGAATGAGCCATTTCATGGTCAGGTTTAATGTTATTGCATTTAACCGTGTAGATAATGACACATGATAAATATATTTGCATGccattctaaaaatttaaatgatgtaaCATTATTTACACCGTTAGATGTAACAACATTAAATCCTGACCATGAAATGATttatctccatttcaaatgaaataccATTTTTTGGTGAGATATTTATTACCATTTAAAAGAATGGCTTGATGGTCCTTGCTAACCGTCATGTGTCAATGATTCCCAATAACTTGGACTCTCTCTCGatgtctttttctattttttttttttcatgtgattGCTACTACAGTTTTGTATTGTCTTGCCTTTCTACTATCTCTAAGCTTCCTGGTCATGAACAGGAGAAAAATCGAATCAACAAGGATGGAGAGCTTGTGATTTCTTCAACAAAGACTAGAACACAGAAGTCAACTTCTCCCTCCTTTTTATTATCTGTTTTGCTCATATGCTGTCAAGGCATTTGGTTTGattctacttttctttttcagggGTAACATTGAAGATGCTTTGGCAAAACTTCAGGTACTATGTAATGCACACTGCATATTTTCGCGTGCAATGGGGAATTTGACAGTGCTTCTAGTTAAAGGAGTCTATAGTTAAAACTAACCTTGACTCCAGCATTGGATCTATTGTCTTCTGGGATGTTTTGAAATGTTTGTGCCTGAGATTGAGTAAAACCCCAGTTAGCATGCACATGATTTAAGGTGTGCCATCTTTGTGTGACCTACTGTTTACCACTTTCTTGGTTGAGgcttttttgggttttataaTGCCACACTAGAGAGATTACTGTTAAGGTATGCAGCCAAAATGGAGAGTTTGTGGAGGAAGGTGATGAGCTAGAGATACAGAGAAGGGAAATGCGGTTTGTCAACTTTGGCAGTTGGGAATTCTTTTGGGGTTAGTTTGTGGAGACGATTAGAAGTGCCTGGTGTTTTTCAATCGTTTTCTCATCTTTAAAGTCATTGATCTTGGGAGGCAAAATTTGTTGACATGACTTGTGATGCGGGGCCCTGATTTGTTTCCTATAGCCGTAGATTGGAGGGC contains:
- the LOC133854565 gene encoding uncharacterized protein LOC133854565, giving the protein MQGGRGGRDPFFDFGDPFASFGGFGGNRSLMPSFFGGRNPFDDPFFTRPFGGMFESSLFGSSGSPFMNMHPTGILEHQAPQPERPRGPIIEELISDDEKEDTDKEKNENPRKHGRSSSKAFVEDPEDEVEEKKSKHVQYRNDYSRSNGTQLQPQARSFAFHSSTVTYGGANGAYYTSSTTRRTGSDGLTLEESKEADTATRQAKHRISRGLHNKGHSMTRKLNPDGKVDTMQTLHNLNEDELAGFEQSWKGSAQKHMPGWSENCIGYDNIGAGGSGRNGHASRGGWALPSTEHAQHSGRVIPDARGGAGSSGSELPGRMTSDVRDRNSYSRGKGRN
- the LOC133853655 gene encoding uncharacterized protein LOC133853655 — translated: MAVLRTSTSVILRGIFHRPLISISRFSGTLGNTRRGVSLGRIRCAASESGDGRKVSSRLSQVQQLLQEAEERALSADNQPAPKITLDHVIVNFARSGGPGGQNVNKVNTKVDMRFNVKDAYWLSDRIREKIIQMEKNRINKDGELVISSTKTRTQKGNIEDALAKLQAIIDAASYVPPPPSEAQKKKIAKMAAIGEQKRLKSKKVLSEKKAFRRSRDSWD